Proteins encoded in a region of the Thunnus thynnus chromosome 8, fThuThy2.1, whole genome shotgun sequence genome:
- the LOC137188261 gene encoding tetratricopeptide repeat protein 39C, protein MAGPEQSQQQQQVEEKAEHIDDAEMALQGINMLLNNGFKESDELFRRYRSHSPLMSFGASFVSFLNAMMTFEEEKMQTACDDLRTTEKLCESDSAGVIETIRNKIKKSMDSQRSGVVVVDRLQRQIIVADCQVYLAVLSFVKQELSAYIKGGWILRKAWKMYNKCHSDISHLQETCQRRSSVHQESLSVDNANHNAPVENGVTAEALDRLKGSVSFGYGLFHLCISMVPPHLLKIINLLGFPGDRLQGLSSLMYASESKDMKAPLATLALLWYHTVVLPFFALDGSDTNAGLLEAKAILQRKSVVYPNSSLFMFFKGRVHRLECHINSALACFHDALELASDQREIQHVCLYEIGWCSMIEMNFEDAYRSFERLKNESRWSQCYYAYLTGVSQGASGDLDGATGVFKDVQKLFKRKNNQIEQFAVKRAERLRKVSPTRELCILGVIEVLYLWKALPNCSSSKLQIMNQVLQSLDDASCRGLKHLLLGAIHKCHGNMRDAVQSFQLAARDEYGRQINSYVQPYAVYELGCILLAKPETVGKGRSLLLQAKEDFTGYDFENRLHVRIHSALASLKEVVPQ, encoded by the exons ATGGCGGGTCCCGAGCagtcccagcagcagcagcaggtagaggAGAAGGCAGAGCATATAGATGATGCTGAGATGGCTCTGCAAGGTATCAACATGCTGCTCAACAACGGATTCAAAGAAAGCGACGAGCTTTTCAGAAGATACag GAGTCACAGCCCACTGATGAGCTTTGGGGCCAGCTTTGTCAGTTTCCTG AATGCCATGATGACATTTGAGGAGGAGAAGATGCAGACAGCCTGTGACGACCTGAGGACCACGGAGAAACTGTGTGAAAGTGACAGTGCCGGAGTCATAGAGACAATCAGAAACAAGATCAAGAAGAGT atggaTTCCCAAAGGTCAGGCGTTGTGGTCGTGGACCGCCTTCAGAGACAGATTATTGTTGCTGACTGTCAGGTGTACCTCGCTGTGCTCTCCTTTGTCAAGCAGGAACTCTCAG CATATATCAAAGGAGGCTGGATTCTTCGTAAGGCATGGAAAATGTACAATAAGTGCCACAGTGACATCAGCCACCTGCAGGAGACTTGTCAGCGGAGGTCCTCTGTCCACCAGGAGTCCCTCTCGGTAGACAATGCCAACCACAATGCGCCAGTGGAGAACGGCGTGACGGCTGAGGCCCTGGACCGACTCAAGGGATCCGTCAGCTTCGGCTATGGTCTCTTCCACCTGTGCATCTCCATGGTACCACCACACCTGCTGAAAATTATCAACCTGCTGGGCTTCCCCGGCGACCGTCTGCAGGGCCTGTCCTCCCTTATGTATGCAAGCGAGAGCAAGGACATGAAGGCACCACTAGCTAC GTTGGCCCTCTTGTGGTACCACACAGTAGTGCTGCCCTTCTTTGCTCTGGATGGCTCCGATACAAATGCAGGGCTACTGGAAGCCAAAGCAATTCTGCAGAGAAAGTCGGTGGTTTACCCCAACTCGTCCCTCTTCATGTtctttaaaggacgggttcaccgGCTAGAG TGCCATATCAACAGTGCTTTGGCCTGTTTCCATGATGCATTAGAACTTGCATCAGACCAAAGAGAGATCCAGCATGTGTGTCTCTATGAGATTG GTTGGTGTAGCATGATTGAGATGAATTTCGAGGATGCATACAGGTCATTTGAACGGCTGAAGAATGAGTCACGTTGGTCGCAGTGCTACTATGCCTACTTGACTGGAG tgagtcAGGGTGCTTCAGGTGACCTGGATGGGGCAACCGGAGTTTTCAAAGATGTGCAGAAACTGttcaagaggaaaaacaaccaGATAGAGCAGTTTGCTGTCAAAAGG GCTGAGAGATTGAGAAAGGTTTCTCCCACCAGAGAGCTATGCATCCTCGGTGTAATTGAAGTGCTGTATCTGTGGAAAGCTCTTCCAAACTGCTCCTCATCTAAACTGCAGATAATGAATCAGG TGTTACAGAGTTTAGATGACGCTTCGTGCAGAGGCCTGAAGCATCTCCTCCTCGGTGCCATTCACAAATGTCATGGAAACATGAGAGATGCTGTTCAG TCATTTCAGCTGGCTGCTAGAGATGAGTACGGACGGCAGATCAACTCGTATGTTCAGCCGTACGCCGTCTATGAGCTGGGATGTATACTCCTTGCAAAACCAGAG ACAGTGGGAAAGGGGAGATCATTACTACTTCAAGCAAAG gagGATTTTACAGGCTACGACTTTGAGAACAGGCTTCATGTCCGCATCCACTCAGCCTTGGCCTCGTTGAAGGAAGTAGTGCCTCAGTGA